In Fundulus heteroclitus isolate FHET01 chromosome 18, MU-UCD_Fhet_4.1, whole genome shotgun sequence, a single genomic region encodes these proteins:
- the gkup gene encoding glucuronokinase with putative uridyl pyrophosphorylase isoform X1: MICILLVAGHGTVLETQIKNDDTGLYSHLTGVPKALLPGIGGKKILDFWWETVNVRQLFTAVYLVTNADKYKHYERWATANDFPVENVVNDGSTTLKDQLGAVADLELVIRSRKLEDDIVVIAGDMLCADQNFDVAQVIRFFRSKPGELIIYYELEEGERVSSRGIVEVCPETHRITRFLEKPEDRCTASRLASVVFYCIRRDTLSYLSHFIHLQPQATGRTFGVFWEWLVNKKKLDVFGMKLPTGFQLIGQVGLSDYTKWLTHYSTKKQDNPAKPITCRSYARVGLMGNPSDGFNGKTIAMTISNFWAEVTLVESQTLALVPHPLNDPTEFGSLQDLFCISRREGYLGGLRLLQATCKKFYQFCSKRGIALTKQNFTLKYDTNIPRQVGLAGSSAIVSATLKCLMKFYNITDNDLPKPIRANFILSVETDELFITAGLQDRVVQVYEGLVYMDFSKKLMDEQGYGNYVSMDMCNLPPFWLAYLSDPSDSGRIHSNIRQRWLNGEAVVVEAMQSFAELTDQARAAIKDGDWSRLAQLMDQNFELRRSIYTDDCLGPGNLRMVQLARQFGSAVKLPGSGGAVVGLCLDQARLVEMRQAFQEAGCVFCVIAPYNPSASSTAQA, from the exons ATGATCTGCATCCTGCTGGTAGCCGGGCACGGCACCGTTTTAGAGACCCAGATCAAG AATGATGACACAGGTCTATACAGCCATCTGACTGGTGTACCCAAGGCTTTGCTTCCTGGGATTGGGGGAAAGAAGATCCTTGACTTCTGGTGGGAAACTGTCAACGT GCGGCAGCTCTTCACTGCGGTCTACCTGGTCACCAATGCTGACAA GTATAAGCACTACGAGCGCTGGGCCACAGCCAATGACTTCCCAGTGGAAAATGTTGTGAACGACGGCAGCACTACCCTGAAGGACCAGCTCGGGGCCGTGGCCGACCTGGAACTGGTCATACGGAGTCGCAAGCTGGAGGATGACATCGTCGTG ATTGCCGGAGACATGCTGTGTGCTGATCAGAACTTTGACGTCGCTCAAGTTATCCGCTTCTTCAGGTCCAAA CCTGGAGAGCTGATCATCTACTATGAGCTGGAGGAAGGGGAGAGGGTCAGCTCCAGGGGTATTGTGGAGGTGTGTCCTGAGACGCACAG GATAACTCGCTTCTTGGAGAAACCGGAGGACAGGTGCACAGCGTCCCGGCTGGCCAGCGTGGTGTTTTACTGCATCCGCAGAGACACGCTGTCCTACTTGTCCCACTTCATCCACCTGCAGCCTCAAGCCACCGGACGCACCTTCGGAGTGTTCTGG GAGTGGCTCGTCAATAAGAAGAAGCTCGACGTGTTTGGCATGAAGCTTCCCACTGGCTTCCAGCTCATTGGACAAGTG GGCCTGTCAGACTACACAAAGTGGCTCACTCACTACTCCACCAAGAAACAGGACAACCCGGCTAAGCCAATCACATGCCGGTCATATGCCAG GGTTGGGTTGATGGGAAATCCCTCAGATGGTTTCAATGGGAAAACCATCGCCATGACCATCTCTAACTTCTGGGCTGAGGTTACCCTGGTGGAGAGCCAGACTCTG GCTTTAGTCCCTCATCCACTGAATGATCCCACAGAGTTTGGCAGTCTGCAGGATCTGTTCTGTATCAGCAGGAGGGAGGG GTATCTGGGAGGTCTGCGCCTGCTGCAGGCTACCTGCAAGAAGTTCTACCAGTTCTGCTCCAAACGAGG CATTGCTTTGACAAAGCAGAACTTCACCCTGAAGTATGACACCAACATTCCTCGGCAAGTG GGCCTAGCTGGAAGCAG TGCCATCGTTTCAGCTACTCTGAAGTGTCTCATGAAATTCTACAACATCACTGACAAT gATCTACCTAAGCCAATCCGAGCCAACTTCATCCTCAGTGTGGAGACTGATGAGCTGTTCATCACAGCTGGCCTACAGGACAGAGTGGTGCAG GTCTATGAAGGTTTGGTCTACATGGATTTCAGCAAGAAGCTCATGGATGAACAAGGCTATG GAAACTATGTTTCTATGGACATGTGCAACCTTCCACCATTCTGGCTGGCCTACCTGAGCGACCCCAGCGACTCTGGACGCATCCACAGCAACATCCGGCAGCGTTGGCTCAATG GGGAAGCAGTGGTGGTTGAGGCTATGCAGTCCTTTGCTGAGCTCACAGACCAGGCAAG GGCAGCGATTAAAGACGGGGACTGGAGCCGTCTGGCACAGCTGATGGACCAGAACTTTGAGCTGCGCAG GTCTATCTACACCGACGACTGTCTTGGTCCTGGGAACCTCAGGATGGTTCAGCTGGCGAGGCAG TTTGGCTCAGCCGTGAAGTTACCCGGAAGTGGGGGGGCCGTGGTGGGGCTGTGTCTGGACCAGGCGAGGCTG GTGGAGATGAGGCAGGCTTTCCAGGAGGCAGGCTGCGTCTTCTGTGTCATCGCACCGTACAACCCTTCTGCCAGCTCCACTGCACAGGCCTGA
- the gkup gene encoding glucuronokinase with putative uridyl pyrophosphorylase isoform X2 has protein sequence MICILLVAGHGTVLETQIKNDDTGLYSHLTGVPKALLPGIGGKKILDFWWETVNVRQLFTAVYLVTNADKYKHYERWATANDFPVENVVNDGSTTLKDQLGAVADLELVIRSRKLEDDIVVIAGDMLCADQNFDVAQVIRFFRSKEWLVNKKKLDVFGMKLPTGFQLIGQVGLSDYTKWLTHYSTKKQDNPAKPITCRSYARVGLMGNPSDGFNGKTIAMTISNFWAEVTLVESQTLALVPHPLNDPTEFGSLQDLFCISRREGYLGGLRLLQATCKKFYQFCSKRGIALTKQNFTLKYDTNIPRQVGLAGSSAIVSATLKCLMKFYNITDNDLPKPIRANFILSVETDELFITAGLQDRVVQVYEGLVYMDFSKKLMDEQGYGNYVSMDMCNLPPFWLAYLSDPSDSGRIHSNIRQRWLNGEAVVVEAMQSFAELTDQARAAIKDGDWSRLAQLMDQNFELRRSIYTDDCLGPGNLRMVQLARQFGSAVKLPGSGGAVVGLCLDQARLVEMRQAFQEAGCVFCVIAPYNPSASSTAQA, from the exons ATGATCTGCATCCTGCTGGTAGCCGGGCACGGCACCGTTTTAGAGACCCAGATCAAG AATGATGACACAGGTCTATACAGCCATCTGACTGGTGTACCCAAGGCTTTGCTTCCTGGGATTGGGGGAAAGAAGATCCTTGACTTCTGGTGGGAAACTGTCAACGT GCGGCAGCTCTTCACTGCGGTCTACCTGGTCACCAATGCTGACAA GTATAAGCACTACGAGCGCTGGGCCACAGCCAATGACTTCCCAGTGGAAAATGTTGTGAACGACGGCAGCACTACCCTGAAGGACCAGCTCGGGGCCGTGGCCGACCTGGAACTGGTCATACGGAGTCGCAAGCTGGAGGATGACATCGTCGTG ATTGCCGGAGACATGCTGTGTGCTGATCAGAACTTTGACGTCGCTCAAGTTATCCGCTTCTTCAGGTCCAAA GAGTGGCTCGTCAATAAGAAGAAGCTCGACGTGTTTGGCATGAAGCTTCCCACTGGCTTCCAGCTCATTGGACAAGTG GGCCTGTCAGACTACACAAAGTGGCTCACTCACTACTCCACCAAGAAACAGGACAACCCGGCTAAGCCAATCACATGCCGGTCATATGCCAG GGTTGGGTTGATGGGAAATCCCTCAGATGGTTTCAATGGGAAAACCATCGCCATGACCATCTCTAACTTCTGGGCTGAGGTTACCCTGGTGGAGAGCCAGACTCTG GCTTTAGTCCCTCATCCACTGAATGATCCCACAGAGTTTGGCAGTCTGCAGGATCTGTTCTGTATCAGCAGGAGGGAGGG GTATCTGGGAGGTCTGCGCCTGCTGCAGGCTACCTGCAAGAAGTTCTACCAGTTCTGCTCCAAACGAGG CATTGCTTTGACAAAGCAGAACTTCACCCTGAAGTATGACACCAACATTCCTCGGCAAGTG GGCCTAGCTGGAAGCAG TGCCATCGTTTCAGCTACTCTGAAGTGTCTCATGAAATTCTACAACATCACTGACAAT gATCTACCTAAGCCAATCCGAGCCAACTTCATCCTCAGTGTGGAGACTGATGAGCTGTTCATCACAGCTGGCCTACAGGACAGAGTGGTGCAG GTCTATGAAGGTTTGGTCTACATGGATTTCAGCAAGAAGCTCATGGATGAACAAGGCTATG GAAACTATGTTTCTATGGACATGTGCAACCTTCCACCATTCTGGCTGGCCTACCTGAGCGACCCCAGCGACTCTGGACGCATCCACAGCAACATCCGGCAGCGTTGGCTCAATG GGGAAGCAGTGGTGGTTGAGGCTATGCAGTCCTTTGCTGAGCTCACAGACCAGGCAAG GGCAGCGATTAAAGACGGGGACTGGAGCCGTCTGGCACAGCTGATGGACCAGAACTTTGAGCTGCGCAG GTCTATCTACACCGACGACTGTCTTGGTCCTGGGAACCTCAGGATGGTTCAGCTGGCGAGGCAG TTTGGCTCAGCCGTGAAGTTACCCGGAAGTGGGGGGGCCGTGGTGGGGCTGTGTCTGGACCAGGCGAGGCTG GTGGAGATGAGGCAGGCTTTCCAGGAGGCAGGCTGCGTCTTCTGTGTCATCGCACCGTACAACCCTTCTGCCAGCTCCACTGCACAGGCCTGA
- the usf1 gene encoding upstream stimulatory factor 1 isoform X1, which yields MKSQQKSPEPEGGVAVNEEGSVATAEDPAAIAAIQSAATFTDPQIKYLFKTEGAAGQVTYRVIQVSDGQLEAQTDGAAAVSLVAGFPAATQTVTQAVISQPEGLEGDVSAEAQYAYYPASIADGSAGAMVTTVQASDTLLGQTTPTGQLYVMMSPQEVLTASNQRTIAPRTQPYVAKQEAPRGSRDEKRRAQHNEVERRRRDKINNWIVQLSKAIPECNIDYTKTGQSKGGILSKACDYIKELRQSNMKLGEDISVLDRLRVDNQLLRQEVEDWKSKNQILRNLLRQHGIVGSSSSDTQ from the exons GCTCTGTAGCCACGGCAGAAGATCCGGCTGCCATCGCTGCCATTCAGTCTGCCGCCACCTTCACGGATCCACAAATCAAGTATCTCTTCAagactgaaggagctgctggaCAG GTGACCTACAGAGTGATCCAGGTGTCGGACGGCCAGTTGGAGGCTCAGACTGACGGAGCTGCAGCCGTCAGCCTGGTTGCTGGTTTTCCTGCCGCCACACAGACTGTCACACAG GCGGTCATCTCCCAGCCGGAAGGGTTGGAGGGGGACGTCAGCGCTGAGGCCCAGTACGCCTATTACCCAGCCTCCATTGCAGACGGCTCTGCTGGCGCCATGGTGACCACAGTGCAGGCCTCTGACACCCTGCTGGGCCAGACCACCCCCACAG GTCAACTTTATGTGATGATGTCCCCCCAAGAGGTTTTAACTGCATCCAATCAGAGGACAATAGCACCGCGCACTCAGCCGTACGTAGC GAAGCAGGAAGCTCCTCGGGGTTCCAGGGATGAAAAACGGCGAGCACAGCACAACGAAG TTGAGCGAAGGCGTAGGGACAAGATCAACAACTGGATTGTTCAGCTTTCCAAGGCCATTCCGGAGTGTAACATCGATTACACCAAGACAGGCCAG AGTAAAGGTGGCATCTTGTCAAAAGCCTGCGATTACATCAAGGAACTGAGACAGAGCAACATGAAGCTGGGAGAAGACATCAGCGTTCTGGATCGTCTGCGAGTGGACAACCAGCTGCTGAGACAGGAA gtgGAAGACTGGAAATCCAAGAATCAGATCCTGAGAAACCTTCTGCGACAGCATGGCATTGTTGGATCGTCGAGCTCAGACACTCAGTGA
- the usf1 gene encoding upstream stimulatory factor 1 isoform X2, with amino-acid sequence MKSQQKSPEPEGGVAVNEEGSVATAEDPAAIAAIQSAATFTDPQIKYLFKTEGAAGQVTYRVIQVSDGQLEAQTDGAAAVSLVAGFPAATQTVTQAVISQPEGLEGDVSAEAQYAYYPASIADGSAGAMVTTVQASDTLLGQTTPTGQLYVMMSPQEVLTASNQRTIAPRTQPKQEAPRGSRDEKRRAQHNEVERRRRDKINNWIVQLSKAIPECNIDYTKTGQSKGGILSKACDYIKELRQSNMKLGEDISVLDRLRVDNQLLRQEVEDWKSKNQILRNLLRQHGIVGSSSSDTQ; translated from the exons GCTCTGTAGCCACGGCAGAAGATCCGGCTGCCATCGCTGCCATTCAGTCTGCCGCCACCTTCACGGATCCACAAATCAAGTATCTCTTCAagactgaaggagctgctggaCAG GTGACCTACAGAGTGATCCAGGTGTCGGACGGCCAGTTGGAGGCTCAGACTGACGGAGCTGCAGCCGTCAGCCTGGTTGCTGGTTTTCCTGCCGCCACACAGACTGTCACACAG GCGGTCATCTCCCAGCCGGAAGGGTTGGAGGGGGACGTCAGCGCTGAGGCCCAGTACGCCTATTACCCAGCCTCCATTGCAGACGGCTCTGCTGGCGCCATGGTGACCACAGTGCAGGCCTCTGACACCCTGCTGGGCCAGACCACCCCCACAG GTCAACTTTATGTGATGATGTCCCCCCAAGAGGTTTTAACTGCATCCAATCAGAGGACAATAGCACCGCGCACTCAGCC GAAGCAGGAAGCTCCTCGGGGTTCCAGGGATGAAAAACGGCGAGCACAGCACAACGAAG TTGAGCGAAGGCGTAGGGACAAGATCAACAACTGGATTGTTCAGCTTTCCAAGGCCATTCCGGAGTGTAACATCGATTACACCAAGACAGGCCAG AGTAAAGGTGGCATCTTGTCAAAAGCCTGCGATTACATCAAGGAACTGAGACAGAGCAACATGAAGCTGGGAGAAGACATCAGCGTTCTGGATCGTCTGCGAGTGGACAACCAGCTGCTGAGACAGGAA gtgGAAGACTGGAAATCCAAGAATCAGATCCTGAGAAACCTTCTGCGACAGCATGGCATTGTTGGATCGTCGAGCTCAGACACTCAGTGA